A single Bacteroidales bacterium DNA region contains:
- a CDS encoding L-fucose isomerase: MAKNRLVGDYPVIGIRPTIDGRRGELKVRESLEEQTMNMAKSAAKLFEENLRYSNGEPVKVVIADTTIGRVGEAAACAEKFKKAGVEITLTVTPCWCYGAETMDMDPLTIKGVWGFNGTERPGAVYLASVLATHTQKGRPAFGIYGHDVQNADDTEIPADVKEKLLRFGRAAVAAASMRGKSYLQIGSICMGIGGSIIDPAFIEEYLGMRVESVDEVEVIRRMERGIYNKEEYEKALAWTKAKCKEGFDKNPDNLQKTREEKDADWEFVVKMMVIIKDLMNGNQNLPEGCEEEKVGHNAIAAGFQGQRQWTDFYPNCDFPEALLNTSFDWDGAREPYILATENDVLNGIGMLFMKLLTNRAQIFADVRTYWSPEAIKKATGYDVEGKAKDSDGIIHLINSGAACLDACGMAKDEEGNPVMKEWWNVTEADQEAILNATTWNPADLGYFRGGGYSSRFITEEQMPVTMIRLNLAKGLGPTLQIAEGWTVKLPGEVSDILWKRTDYTWPCTWFAPRCTGEGAFKTAYDVMNNWGANHGAISYGHIGADLITLCSILRIPVSMHNVPEDKIFRPSAWNAFGMDKEGQDYRACAAYGPMYK; encoded by the coding sequence ATGGCAAAGAACAGATTAGTAGGAGATTATCCTGTAATTGGTATCCGCCCCACTATTGACGGACGTAGAGGAGAGTTGAAAGTGAGAGAGTCTCTCGAGGAGCAAACTATGAACATGGCAAAATCAGCAGCCAAGTTGTTCGAAGAGAATTTGCGTTACAGCAACGGAGAACCTGTAAAAGTTGTAATAGCAGATACAACAATAGGTCGTGTTGGAGAGGCAGCTGCTTGTGCTGAGAAATTTAAAAAAGCAGGAGTAGAGATAACCCTTACAGTAACACCATGCTGGTGCTATGGAGCAGAGACAATGGATATGGATCCCTTAACAATAAAAGGTGTATGGGGATTTAATGGAACAGAGCGTCCAGGAGCAGTGTATCTTGCATCAGTATTGGCAACACATACACAAAAAGGACGTCCGGCATTTGGAATCTATGGACACGATGTTCAAAATGCTGACGATACTGAGATACCAGCAGATGTTAAAGAGAAACTATTACGTTTTGGTCGTGCAGCTGTTGCAGCAGCATCAATGCGTGGTAAATCATATCTACAAATAGGTTCAATCTGTATGGGTATTGGTGGTTCAATAATTGATCCTGCCTTTATAGAGGAGTATCTTGGAATGCGTGTTGAGAGCGTTGATGAGGTTGAGGTAATTCGCCGAATGGAACGTGGTATCTACAATAAAGAAGAGTACGAAAAAGCACTTGCTTGGACAAAAGCAAAATGTAAAGAGGGCTTTGATAAAAACCCAGATAACCTTCAAAAAACACGCGAAGAGAAAGATGCAGATTGGGAGTTTGTGGTTAAGATGATGGTTATTATCAAAGACTTGATGAACGGAAATCAAAACCTTCCTGAAGGATGCGAAGAGGAGAAAGTTGGACACAATGCAATAGCAGCAGGATTCCAAGGACAACGTCAATGGACCGACTTCTATCCAAACTGCGACTTCCCTGAGGCACTATTGAATACTTCATTCGACTGGGACGGAGCACGTGAGCCATACATCTTGGCAACTGAAAACGACGTATTAAACGGAATAGGAATGTTGTTTATGAAACTTCTTACAAACCGTGCCCAAATATTTGCTGACGTTCGTACATATTGGAGTCCCGAAGCAATCAAAAAAGCAACAGGATATGATGTTGAAGGTAAAGCAAAAGATTCAGACGGAATAATTCACCTTATCAACTCTGGAGCAGCATGTCTTGACGCATGTGGAATGGCAAAAGATGAAGAGGGTAATCCTGTAATGAAAGAGTGGTGGAATGTAACAGAAGCAGACCAAGAGGCTATCTTAAATGCTACAACATGGAACCCTGCCGATTTAGGATACTTCCGTGGAGGAGGTTACTCATCACGTTTCATAACAGAGGAGCAAATGCCTGTAACAATGATACGTTTGAACTTGGCAAAAGGTCTTGGACCCACATTGCAAATTGCAGAAGGTTGGACAGTAAAACTTCCTGGAGAGGTATCAGATATCCTATGGAAACGCACCGACTACACTTGGCCTTGTACATGGTTTGCACCACGTTGCACAGGCGAGGGTGCATTCAAAACAGCATACGATGTTATGAATAACTGGGGAGCAAATCACGGAGCAATCTCATACGGTCACATAGGAGCAGACCTTATTACTCTATGCTCAATCCTACGCATACCTGTGTCAATGCACAACGTACCTGAAGATAAAATCTTCCGTCCATCAGCATGGAACGCATTTGGAATGGATAAAGAGGGACAGGATTATCGTGCTTGTGCTGCGTACGGACCAATGTATAAATAA
- a CDS encoding family 10 glycosylhydrolase has translation MMKNYFLRVLCLILLTSAFFIKGNAQNPKNEIRAIWLTTNYGLDWPKNQATSLEGCEKQKRDLCKILDMVQELNMNTVFFQARLRSDVLYESDIEPYSAIMTGTRGKKPLYDPLAFAIDECHKRGLQCHAWVVCMNIGSDKAIKMQGNKALPKRKPEICTKYNGEWYLNPGEPETCFYLIDIVSEIAQKYSVDGIHLDYIRYPDRAHDFPDSKTYKKYANNGESLKEWRINNINSIVYSIYDAVKKINPKVMVSSAVLGKRDNHKYFSSMGWSGMEAAYQDVAAWLRAGKQDFVAPMMYYPDVSFFPFVKDWVRNSNGYPIVAGLGVYRLDKSSGNWSLRDFMPQIYVSRDMGIAGSSFYRTLQLEDNLKGVSTTLKGDTYNTPALFPALKNYKKGCDVLPYDLNITVAEDGSKTISWECEGDAKYYTVYASDSYPVDTNLAENIIEARYTEKSYKDYSTGLYYAVTATNDYYHESEAAQQYHPPLHFFEGEKIVIPADRVNLCKSVSILSPNSGYVYYGKGKEHNNIPNLERGIYTLEIVYSDNVITYPLIIN, from the coding sequence ATGATGAAAAACTACTTTTTGAGGGTTTTGTGTTTAATACTTTTGACCTCTGCTTTTTTTATAAAAGGTAATGCTCAAAATCCTAAAAACGAAATACGTGCTATATGGCTAACAACTAACTATGGTTTGGATTGGCCAAAAAATCAAGCAACATCGTTAGAGGGTTGCGAAAAGCAAAAAAGGGATTTATGCAAAATTTTAGATATGGTGCAAGAGTTAAATATGAACACCGTATTTTTTCAGGCTCGTTTAAGGAGCGATGTTTTGTATGAGTCGGATATTGAACCATATAGTGCTATAATGACTGGCACTCGTGGTAAAAAACCGCTATATGATCCTCTTGCATTTGCCATTGATGAGTGCCACAAAAGAGGGTTGCAATGCCACGCTTGGGTGGTGTGTATGAACATTGGCAGCGACAAGGCTATTAAGATGCAAGGGAATAAGGCGTTACCTAAACGTAAACCTGAGATATGTACCAAGTATAACGGAGAGTGGTATCTTAATCCGGGAGAGCCTGAGACCTGTTTTTACTTGATAGACATTGTTAGCGAGATTGCCCAAAAATATAGTGTTGACGGTATTCATCTTGACTATATAAGATACCCCGACAGGGCTCACGATTTCCCCGATTCAAAAACATATAAAAAGTATGCTAATAATGGAGAGAGTTTAAAGGAGTGGAGAATAAACAATATCAACAGTATTGTTTACTCAATATATGATGCAGTAAAAAAGATAAACCCAAAAGTTATGGTTAGTAGTGCTGTGTTGGGTAAACGCGATAATCACAAATATTTCTCTTCGATGGGTTGGAGTGGTATGGAGGCAGCATACCAAGATGTTGCTGCTTGGCTAAGAGCAGGCAAACAAGATTTTGTTGCTCCTATGATGTATTACCCTGATGTGTCGTTTTTCCCCTTTGTAAAAGATTGGGTAAGAAACAGTAATGGCTACCCTATTGTTGCAGGATTGGGAGTTTATCGTTTGGATAAAAGCAGTGGCAATTGGAGTTTACGTGACTTTATGCCTCAAATATATGTTAGCAGAGATATGGGTATTGCTGGAAGTTCGTTTTACAGAACTTTGCAACTTGAAGATAATTTAAAAGGTGTAAGCACTACTCTTAAAGGAGATACCTATAATACTCCTGCACTATTTCCTGCATTGAAGAATTATAAAAAGGGGTGTGATGTTCTACCATACGATTTGAACATTACAGTTGCAGAGGATGGTTCTAAAACAATATCATGGGAGTGCGAGGGTGATGCCAAGTACTACACTGTATATGCATCGGATAGTTACCCTGTTGACACCAATTTGGCAGAGAATATTATTGAGGCTCGATACACAGAAAAGAGTTATAAAGATTACTCAACTGGATTATACTATGCTGTAACTGCTACTAATGACTACTACCATGAGAGTGAGGCTGCACAACAATATCATCCCCCATTGCATTTTTTTGAGGGAGAAAAGATTGTAATTCCAGCAGATAGAGTAAATTTGTGCAAAAGTGTAAGCATATTGTCGCCCAATTCGGGTTACGTATATTATGGCAAGGGCAAGGAACATAACAATATTCCTAACCTTGAAAGAGGCATATACACATTAGAGATTGTGTATAGCGACAATGTTATTACTTATCCGCTAATTATTAACTAA
- a CDS encoding class I mannose-6-phosphate isomerase, with the protein MKPLKFEDILKPVIWGGNEICKFKDVSPKLEGIGESWEISQVEGNVSVVADGEYKGATLTEVMEKEGVALLGKHVVERFGKDFPLLIKFIDARDYLSIQVHPDDTLAKERHNSFGKTEMWYVISAAEGAGLYSGFSQEITPEEYVERIENNTITDVLQFHEVKSGDVFFLPAGRVHAIGKGIFIAEIQQNSNITYRIYDYNRKDKNGNGRELHTELAKDAIDYKLYSDLKTEYTPKLNEGVKLAECEYFSTSVLDIDGVVDYKLSDRDSFSIFICMGGNATLTDCEGNVTTMKQGETILVPATTCCVKIEGKAKLLECFIP; encoded by the coding sequence ATGAAACCATTAAAATTTGAAGACATTCTTAAACCCGTTATTTGGGGTGGTAACGAGATTTGTAAATTCAAAGATGTTTCTCCTAAATTAGAGGGCATTGGCGAGAGTTGGGAGATTTCTCAAGTTGAGGGTAATGTTTCGGTTGTTGCCGATGGCGAGTACAAAGGTGCTACCCTAACTGAGGTTATGGAGAAAGAGGGCGTTGCTCTTTTAGGTAAACATGTTGTTGAGCGTTTTGGAAAAGATTTCCCCTTGCTAATTAAATTTATTGATGCAAGAGATTATCTTTCAATACAAGTTCACCCCGATGATACTCTTGCTAAAGAGCGTCACAACTCATTTGGTAAAACAGAGATGTGGTATGTTATCTCGGCTGCCGAAGGTGCTGGACTATACTCTGGTTTTTCACAAGAGATTACACCCGAAGAGTATGTTGAGCGTATAGAAAATAATACGATCACAGATGTTCTTCAATTCCACGAGGTTAAGAGTGGCGATGTTTTCTTCTTACCTGCAGGACGTGTTCACGCTATTGGCAAAGGAATTTTCATTGCAGAGATTCAACAAAACTCAAATATTACTTACCGTATTTACGACTACAACCGTAAAGATAAAAATGGTAATGGCAGAGAACTACACACTGAACTTGCAAAGGATGCTATCGACTACAAACTTTATAGCGACCTTAAAACAGAATATACTCCCAAATTAAATGAGGGTGTTAAACTTGCAGAGTGCGAATACTTCTCAACAAGTGTATTGGATATTGATGGCGTGGTTGATTACAAATTGAGCGACCGCGACTCATTCTCAATATTTATCTGTATGGGTGGTAACGCTACATTAACTGACTGCGAGGGTAATGTTACAACTATGAAACAAGGAGAGACTATCCTTGTTCCTGCAACTACTTGTTGTGTTAAGATTGAGGGTAAGGCTAAACTTTTGGAGTGCTTTATTCCTTAG
- a CDS encoding CPBP family intramembrane metalloprotease — MENNPFAINFKTKALTFLLVEAVMFIIASALVAIASKLLTLPERPQMMIMLTIQGIVLFIASPLITARLLTRKPFKYLSLTTLPTLKQIVWVTIAMIVMTPALNLIVSWNESMHLPEFMSGIEEWMRANEDAAAESTKKLLSLQTLTELIITLLIVGLMTGVGEELTFRGVMQKLIEDKWQNHHIAIWLTAIIFSAIHLQFFGFFPRMLLGAFFGYLLVWSKSIWLPIYAHTLNNSMAVIAAYMLNINLTSEEIDKIGTTEGGSLWTAAISLLLFIYCVIKLRKEKTKQLLII, encoded by the coding sequence ATGGAAAATAACCCCTTTGCAATCAACTTCAAAACAAAAGCATTAACCTTTCTGCTGGTAGAAGCAGTAATGTTCATCATAGCATCGGCATTAGTAGCAATAGCATCAAAACTACTTACACTGCCCGAACGCCCCCAAATGATGATAATGCTAACCATACAAGGCATAGTATTGTTTATAGCCTCGCCCCTGATAACAGCAAGGCTACTAACGCGCAAACCCTTCAAATACCTATCACTAACCACATTACCAACCCTCAAACAAATAGTGTGGGTAACAATAGCAATGATAGTAATGACACCAGCCCTCAACCTCATAGTATCGTGGAACGAGTCAATGCACTTACCCGAGTTTATGTCGGGCATAGAGGAGTGGATGAGAGCAAACGAAGACGCAGCAGCCGAGTCAACCAAAAAACTTCTCTCTCTGCAAACCCTAACGGAGTTAATCATAACCCTGCTAATAGTCGGCTTAATGACAGGAGTAGGCGAGGAGTTAACCTTCCGAGGCGTAATGCAAAAACTAATAGAAGACAAGTGGCAAAATCACCACATAGCAATATGGTTAACCGCAATAATATTCAGTGCCATACACCTGCAATTCTTCGGATTCTTTCCCCGAATGTTATTAGGAGCATTTTTCGGATACCTGTTAGTATGGTCAAAAAGCATCTGGCTACCAATCTATGCACATACCCTAAACAACAGTATGGCAGTAATAGCAGCCTATATGCTCAATATAAACCTCACCAGCGAAGAGATAGATAAAATAGGAACAACAGAAGGCGGTTCACTGTGGACAGCCGCTATAAGTCTGCTACTCTTTATATACTGTGTAATAAAACTAAGAAAAGAAAAAACAAAACAATTACTAATAATATAA
- the menA gene encoding 1,4-dihydroxy-2-naphthoate octaprenyltransferase, whose protein sequence is MIKLWISAARPRTLPTSIAPVILATTYSWQQGKADWWVFTICMLFALAAQIASNFANDYFDYKNGSDKPNRVGPRRAVASGDIAPRTMLTATIITLAIAAILGCMLIPIGGWQLVVLGAIIILFALAYSAGPYPLSYHGLGEVTVFIFFGIVPVTATYWLQTSTIEMPVIIGAAAMGLLSSNILLVNNYRDYQTDKQDGKRTSVVILGRRFAIITYLVNGILATTILATTYTGAIFAILFLALHLKTWRGLIKTQGQALNAYIGLTARNQLIFTLLYLAVALIEATIK, encoded by the coding sequence ATGATAAAACTCTGGATATCGGCGGCACGCCCCCGAACACTACCCACATCCATAGCACCAGTAATATTAGCAACAACCTACTCATGGCAGCAAGGCAAAGCCGATTGGTGGGTATTTACAATATGTATGCTATTTGCACTTGCAGCACAAATAGCATCAAACTTTGCAAACGACTATTTCGATTATAAAAACGGAAGCGACAAACCCAACCGGGTAGGGCCACGCCGAGCCGTAGCATCGGGCGACATAGCTCCCCGCACCATGCTCACAGCAACCATAATAACCCTAGCCATAGCAGCCATATTAGGGTGTATGTTAATACCCATAGGCGGATGGCAGTTAGTAGTATTAGGAGCAATAATAATACTCTTTGCCCTCGCATACTCAGCAGGCCCCTATCCCTTATCATATCACGGCTTAGGCGAAGTAACCGTATTCATATTCTTTGGCATAGTACCAGTAACAGCAACCTATTGGTTACAAACCTCAACAATAGAGATGCCGGTAATAATAGGAGCAGCCGCCATGGGCTTACTATCATCAAACATCCTATTAGTAAACAACTATCGCGATTATCAAACCGACAAACAAGACGGCAAACGCACCTCAGTAGTAATCTTAGGACGCCGATTTGCCATAATAACCTATCTTGTAAACGGAATATTAGCAACCACAATACTCGCCACCACATACACAGGAGCAATATTTGCCATACTCTTCTTGGCACTACACCTAAAAACATGGCGAGGACTAATAAAAACCCAAGGACAAGCCCTTAATGCCTATATAGGACTAACAGCCCGAAACCAACTAATATTCACACTACTATATTTAGCCGTAGCACTAATAGAAGCAACCATAAAATAA
- a CDS encoding DUF4435 domain-containing protein: protein MEIKLPIKKGETTDKTISGVMNMVIVGANGAGKSRFGKEIEQRYYTNTFRISALKTVMPIDETAEVKENSITGEYNKYFKENKQLTLKTEFEQLFALLIREEMQNLIDYKNAISQGKNVTLKTSTLDKTQVMWEKIFPHHKIIRSNGKLEIVSDTSPNNYNAMQMSHGEKVVLYLIAASLIARPNSIIIVDEPEMHLHPSMTSSLWNDIESQRPDCCFIYLTHDLNFAVSRSGKRIWVKSYDAETNSFDYDFIENSDTLPEEIYLELLGGRKPVLFVEGDTTSSIDNRLYPLVFTEYTVKPLGGCSKVIEVTRAFSEMKNFHMLESRGIIDRDRRTSHEVEYLRSKNIYVPNVAEVENLLLIEPVVRSVARCTGNNEEQVFTAVKQGVIKFFKASIEEQALIHTRHRIRNGIEFRIDTRANTIEEFAHHIEHLTDEIDSRFTYTKLVDKFNRFVREENYPAILKFFNQKAMIAQSKVTTLCGFSTPDQYINYILFILRRGGAEAEKIREGIKACFNLDAPAKIKPRKKKK, encoded by the coding sequence ATGGAGATTAAACTACCAATAAAAAAAGGAGAAACCACTGATAAAACAATATCAGGAGTAATGAATATGGTTATCGTAGGAGCCAACGGAGCCGGAAAAAGCCGATTTGGCAAAGAGATAGAGCAACGGTATTACACCAATACCTTCCGAATCTCGGCACTAAAAACCGTAATGCCCATTGATGAAACCGCCGAGGTAAAAGAAAACTCCATAACAGGAGAGTATAACAAATACTTTAAAGAGAATAAACAACTCACACTCAAAACCGAGTTTGAGCAACTCTTTGCATTACTAATCAGGGAGGAGATGCAAAACCTCATAGATTATAAAAATGCAATATCACAAGGCAAGAATGTAACGCTAAAAACCTCAACATTAGACAAAACACAAGTAATGTGGGAGAAGATATTTCCACATCACAAAATAATTCGCAGCAATGGAAAATTGGAGATAGTATCCGACACCTCGCCCAATAACTACAACGCAATGCAGATGAGTCATGGTGAAAAAGTAGTACTCTATCTCATAGCCGCCTCACTCATAGCACGCCCAAACTCAATAATCATAGTAGATGAGCCGGAGATGCACCTGCACCCCTCAATGACCTCATCCTTGTGGAACGACATAGAGAGTCAGCGACCAGACTGTTGTTTTATCTACCTTACACACGACCTAAACTTTGCCGTATCGCGTAGTGGAAAACGCATCTGGGTAAAAAGTTACGATGCCGAAACCAACAGTTTCGATTACGATTTCATTGAAAATAGCGACACCCTACCCGAAGAGATATACCTTGAACTCTTAGGCGGACGCAAACCCGTACTATTTGTCGAAGGCGACACAACATCAAGCATTGACAATAGACTGTACCCATTAGTCTTTACCGAGTACACCGTAAAACCATTAGGCGGATGCAGTAAAGTAATAGAGGTGACACGAGCCTTCTCCGAGATGAAAAACTTTCATATGCTGGAGTCGCGAGGAATCATTGACCGAGATCGTCGCACCTCGCACGAAGTAGAATATCTGCGGAGCAAAAACATCTATGTACCCAACGTAGCCGAAGTAGAAAACCTATTACTCATTGAGCCGGTAGTACGCTCAGTAGCACGATGCACAGGCAACAACGAAGAGCAAGTCTTTACAGCCGTAAAACAAGGAGTAATCAAGTTCTTTAAGGCATCAATTGAGGAACAAGCATTAATCCATACCCGTCATCGCATACGCAATGGCATAGAGTTTCGCATCGATACCCGAGCAAACACAATCGAAGAGTTTGCACATCACATCGAGCATCTAACCGATGAGATAGACTCACGCTTTACCTACACCAAATTAGTAGATAAATTCAACCGATTTGTACGAGAAGAAAACTACCCTGCCATACTAAAATTCTTTAATCAAAAAGCAATGATAGCACAAAGCAAGGTGACAACACTTTGCGGATTCTCCACACCCGACCAATACATAAACTATATACTATTCATCCTACGAAGAGGAGGAGCAGAGGCAGAAAAGATAAGAGAAGGCATAAAAGCCTGTTTTAACCTCGATGCACCAGCAAAAATAAAACCACGAAAAAAGAAAAAATGA
- a CDS encoding OmpA family protein yields MLKHNQYILLILTLLLFVSPQAESQLLKREKKSGVQLSLRDKTMSHIEIQTLTLDENINVPIIESPLAHRKIREYMAEQEKTLQKLKQYGVSQVELQRGGEVIKLTIPVDKLFYPNDTTLFNKADLLLRPIARYGSDIGMYHILIVVHSDNTGSIEYNLNLTTKRAEQLHNKIKQLGLKTDEVVVYGMGGEEPLTDNLTMEKRKKNRRVDIYLVPGEEMIKLSLRGRLEVK; encoded by the coding sequence ATGTTAAAACACAACCAATATATACTATTAATACTAACACTCCTATTATTCGTATCACCACAAGCAGAATCGCAACTGTTAAAACGCGAAAAGAAGAGTGGAGTACAATTATCGCTAAGGGATAAAACAATGTCCCATATCGAAATACAAACGCTCACACTTGATGAAAACATAAATGTACCCATTATAGAGTCACCATTAGCACATCGCAAAATACGCGAGTATATGGCAGAGCAAGAGAAAACCTTGCAAAAACTCAAACAATATGGAGTGTCACAAGTAGAATTACAACGCGGAGGGGAGGTTATAAAACTAACAATCCCGGTTGATAAATTATTCTATCCAAACGATACAACACTCTTCAATAAAGCAGATTTGTTGCTGCGTCCCATAGCCCGATACGGTTCAGATATAGGAATGTATCATATACTAATAGTAGTACATAGCGATAACACAGGAAGCATAGAGTATAACCTGAACCTAACCACGAAAAGAGCCGAGCAATTGCACAATAAGATAAAGCAGTTAGGTTTAAAAACCGATGAAGTAGTAGTCTATGGAATGGGAGGAGAAGAACCGCTAACCGACAATCTCACAATGGAGAAACGCAAAAAGAATAGAAGAGTAGACATCTATTTAGTACCGGGAGAGGAGATGATAAAACTATCACTACGAGGCCGGTTAGAGGTAAAATAG
- a CDS encoding glycoside hydrolase family 57 protein, whose translation MRTICFYFQIHQPFRLKRYRFFDIGNDHYYYDDFNNEEIIRRIAERSYLPANRALLEMIEDSGNKFKVAFSISGVALEQLEMYVPEFIDSMRDLAKTGCVEFLSETYAHSLASLVDPEEFINQVKAHDDKIELLFGQRPKVFRNTELIYSDEIAAMVASMGFKGIITEGARHILGWKSPNYLYTPATAPKVKLMLKNYKLSDDITFRFSNYEWNEYPLTADKFMGWIGSLPEGEEVVNLFMTYDTLGELQSAETGIFGFMKALPRFAADKGITFSTPSEVISKLKPVDVISVNDPISWADEERDTSAWLGNILQKEAFEKLYSVAERVRLCSDTRLKQDWNYLQASDHFYYMCTKHFADGAVHSHYSPYDSAYEAFTNYMNVLSDFIVRVEEQFPDSIENEELNALITTIRNQAAEIEVLKKELASAKANAGVIEEEKPAKKAPVKKATKKAAPKAEVEASVEEKPAKKAPAKKATKKASK comes from the coding sequence ATGAGAACAATCTGTTTCTATTTTCAAATTCATCAACCATTCCGTTTGAAACGTTATCGTTTCTTTGATATTGGTAATGACCACTACTATTATGACGATTTCAACAACGAGGAGATAATCCGTCGAATAGCAGAGCGTTCATATTTACCCGCAAATCGTGCATTATTAGAGATGATAGAAGATTCGGGTAATAAGTTTAAAGTAGCATTCTCAATCTCAGGCGTAGCACTTGAGCAATTAGAGATGTATGTGCCGGAGTTTATTGACTCAATGCGAGACTTGGCAAAAACAGGATGCGTAGAGTTCCTGTCAGAAACATACGCACACTCATTAGCATCGTTAGTCGATCCCGAAGAGTTTATCAACCAAGTAAAAGCACACGATGATAAAATAGAGTTGTTATTCGGACAACGACCCAAAGTATTCCGTAACACCGAGTTGATATATTCAGATGAGATAGCGGCTATGGTAGCATCAATGGGCTTCAAAGGAATCATCACAGAGGGAGCAAGACACATATTAGGATGGAAGAGTCCAAACTACCTATACACACCGGCAACAGCACCAAAAGTAAAATTGATGCTTAAAAACTATAAATTGAGTGACGATATAACATTCCGATTCTCAAATTACGAGTGGAACGAATATCCATTAACAGCCGATAAGTTTATGGGATGGATAGGCTCATTGCCCGAAGGCGAGGAGGTAGTAAACCTATTTATGACATACGACACATTAGGCGAACTACAATCAGCCGAAACAGGAATCTTCGGATTTATGAAAGCACTACCACGCTTTGCGGCAGATAAAGGCATCACATTCTCAACACCATCAGAGGTAATATCAAAACTAAAACCAGTAGATGTAATCTCGGTAAACGATCCAATCTCTTGGGCAGACGAAGAGCGAGACACATCAGCATGGTTAGGAAACATATTACAAAAAGAAGCATTTGAGAAACTATACTCAGTAGCAGAAAGAGTACGCTTGTGTTCTGACACACGTCTAAAACAAGACTGGAACTATCTACAAGCATCAGATCACTTCTACTATATGTGTACAAAACACTTTGCAGACGGAGCAGTGCACAGTCACTATAGCCCATACGATTCAGCATACGAGGCATTTACCAACTATATGAACGTATTAAGCGACTTTATAGTACGAGTAGAAGAGCAATTCCCCGATTCAATTGAGAACGAAGAGTTGAATGCACTGATCACAACAATTCGTAACCAGGCAGCTGAGATTGAGGTGTTGAAAAAAGAGTTAGCAAGTGCAAAAGCAAATGCTGGAGTAATAGAAGAAGAAAAGCCTGCAAAAAAAGCACCTGTAAAGAAAGCAACAAAAAAAGCAGCACCTAAAGCAGAAGTTGAGGCTTCGGTAGAGGAGAAACCGGCAAAAAAAGCCCCAGCAAAAAAGGCAACAAAAAAAGCCTCTAAATAA